One Peromyscus leucopus breed LL Stock chromosome 14, UCI_PerLeu_2.1, whole genome shotgun sequence genomic window carries:
- the LOC114688388 gene encoding LOW QUALITY PROTEIN: disintegrin and metalloproteinase domain-containing protein 21-like (The sequence of the model RefSeq protein was modified relative to this genomic sequence to represent the inferred CDS: inserted 1 base in 1 codon) encodes MLSWTWGMKPVERPVTPRLXLLLVALWVLLLVPSHCFQGRPTWRFISSEVVIPRKETYHGKGFQPPGRLSYSLRFRGQRHTIHLRRKTLIWPRHLLLTTQDDQGALQMDYPFFPADCYYIGYLEGIPQSMVTLDTCYGGLDGVIMFDDLVYEIKPLNDSHRFEHFISQIVTDSETVGPMNEWKHVDHSVGPFSSKTNFTVVPRMSSRDYATHPAAVKGHFQATNSVYSPVQNATRIGVYLFSLVSLMDTYMRNIHMRYYVFLLTVYTRWDPFNHDTTVPGSASHRYYINNFYNRFNPDSSSIIHTNSPDEITPVEQSVCSSNALIWIGQNGRPYIYMSVVVANRIGRILGMDFDDESYCVCQRRRTCVMFRIPLLTDVYSNCSLVQINQILNTPGTMPCLFYDRHTYYNTSVTYSICGNAVINEGEQCDCGSHKACYADSCCQSDCRFTRGSICDRESCCINCTYSPAGTLCRSVHNICDLPEYCSGNGLHCPTDSYLQDGTPCSEEGYCYRGNCTDRSMHCKEIFGASARDGNQKCYDINKERYRFGHCQRAKESLLFTPCADRDKMCGRLQCTNITHLPHLQEHVSFHQSLIAGFSCFGLDEHRATDSTDAGRVRHGTPCSQTNFCDQGSCNGTLTELNYDCTPEKCNFRGVCNNHRNCHCHVGWDPPDCVGEGPGGSVNSGPPPHKMRTIRQSQLPVIYVRVVVGRIYVFIGSLLFGMAVRVAATKTIKFEDLQAALLRHGTSATAPK; translated from the exons ATGTTATCTTGGACCTGGGGCATGAAGCCAGTGGAAAGACCTGTGACTCCCAGGC CCCTCTTACTGGTAGCACTCTGGGTGCTGCTCCTGGTTCCAAGCCACTGTTTTCAAGGCCGTCCCACATGGCGTTTTATCTCATCAGAGGTGGTCATTCCTCGGAAGGAGACATACCATGGTAAGGGATTTCAACCACCAGGACGGCTCTCCTACAGCTTGCGTTTCAGGGGCCAGAGACACACCATCCACCTGAGAAGAAAGACACTTATTTGGCCCAGGCACTTGCTGCTGACAACTCAGGATGACCAAGGAGCCTTACAGATGGATTATCCATTTTTCCCTGCAGATTGTTACTATATTGGCTATCTAGAGGGGATTCCTCAATCCATGGTCACTCTGGATACTTGTTATGGGGGCCTGGATGGGGTCATAATGTTTGATGACCTTGTCTATGAAATCAAACCCCTCAATGATTCACACAGGTTCGAGCACTTTATTTCTCAGATAGTGACTGATTCTGAAACAGTCGGGCCTATGAATGAATGGAAGCATGTGGACCATAGCGTAGGCCCCTTCTCCTCCAAAACAAATTTCACTGTGGTGCCCCGAATGTCTAGTAGAGACTATGCTACACATCCAGCTGCTGTAAAAGGCCATTTTCAAGCAACTAATTCTGTATATTCTCCAGTCCAAAATGCTACTAGAATTGGTGTATATTTGTTTTCGCTAGTCAGTTTAATGGACACCTATATGAGAAATATCCATATGCGCTACTATGTCTTTCTCTTGACTGTGTATACCAGATGGGATCCATTTAATCACGACACCACAGTACCAGGAAGTGCGTCTCACAGATACTATATCAACAACTTTTATAACCGATTTAACCCTGACTCTTCAAGTATAATTCATACGAATTCGCCCGATGAAATTACACCTGTTGAACAGAGTGTCTGTAGTTCCAATGCTCTAATCTGGATTGGTCAAAATGGGCGACcctatatatatatgtctgttgTAGTAGCCAACCGTATAGGGAGGATTTTAGGTATGGATTTTGATGATGAGAGTTACTGTGTTTGCCAGAGAAGGCGCACCTGTGTTATGTTCAGGATACCTCTGCTAACAGATGTTTACAGCAATTGTTCCCTTGTACAGATAAACCAAATACTCAATACCCCCGGTACCATGCCGTGTCTTTTCTATGACCGTCATACTTATTATAATACATCAGTGACCTATAGTATTTGTGGCAATGCGGTAATAAATGAAGGTGAGCAATGTGACTGTGGCTCACACAAGGCATGTTATGCAGATTCCTGCTGCCAGAGTGATTGCAGGTTCACAAGAGGTAGCATTTGTGATAGAGAATCATGCTGCATAAACTGCACCTATAGTCCTGCTGGGACACTCTGCAGAAGTGTCCACAACATATGTGATCTTCCAGAGTACTGCAGTGGGAATGGACTCCATTGCCCAACAGACTCTTATCTGCAAGATGGAACACCATGCTCAGAAGAGGGTTACTGCTATCGAGGAAACTGCACCGATCGCAGTATGCATTGCAAGGAAATCTTTGGTGCAAGTGCTCGTGATGGCAATCAAAAGTGCTATGACATCAATAAGGAACGGTATCGATTTGGACATTGTCAGAGAGCAAAAGAAAGCCTCTTATTCACACCTTGTGCTGACAGAGATAAGATGTGTGGAAGGTTGCAGTGTACCAATATCACCCACCTACCACACTTGCAGGAACATGTTTCATTCCATCAGTCACTTATTGCTGGGTTTTCCTGTTTTGGGCTCGATGAGCATCGTGCAACAGATTCAACAGATGCTGGACGGGTGAGACATGGTACTCCATGTTCCCAAACCAATTTCTGTGATCAAGGGTCTTGCAATGGAACTTTGACTGAACTGAATTATGACTGCACCCCGGAAAAGTGCAATTTTAGAGGAGTATGCAATAATCATCGGAATTGCCATTGTCATGTAGGTTGGGACCCTCCAGACTGCGTGGGAGAAGGACCTGGAGGGAGTGTAAACAGTGGACCCCCTCCACATAAAATGCGCACAATAAGACAGAGCCAACTACCAGTGATATATGTAAGAGTGGTCGTTGGTCGTATTTATGTCTTTATAGGCTCATTGCTCTTTGGGATGGCTGTTCGTGTAGCAGCTACAAAGACTATCAAATTTGAAGACTTGCAGGCTGCTTTACTTCGGCATGGAACTTCAGCCACTGCGCCAAAGTAA